A single window of Haliotis asinina isolate JCU_RB_2024 chromosome 5, JCU_Hal_asi_v2, whole genome shotgun sequence DNA harbors:
- the LOC137284265 gene encoding uncharacterized protein, with amino-acid sequence MRFLILSAVFGLALGQHPKACCTDRQFEAVMGQVGGNVYNHNGHLTQNWLDGYNRVHYDAYSELIAVEAHQTLMNGTVTVTNILLDYPNKRQYVQNRGRCYHTPLTTKMRDPCVPDTATFIGETYMGYGTSKLVLNNWEYHPKNTDQSLKVALTKDGCTPIVESFVGHIPTDDGKEMIETNFVTVFSEFQTGLRNSAVFDVPQSCRMSASLPNPVGRSVRHLQTLFSQ; translated from the exons ATGAGGTTTCTGATCCTGTCTGCTGTGTTTGGCCTTGCCCTGGGGCAACACCCCAAGGCTTGTTGTACTGACCGTCAGTTCGAGGCGGTCATGGGCCAGGTTGGGGGCAATGTCTACAACCACAATGGGCATCTCACACAGAACTGGCTAGAT GGCTACAACAGGGTGCACTACGATGCCTACAGCGAGCTGATCGCTGTGGAGGCCCACCAGACCCTGATGAACGGAACAGTGACCGTGACGAACATTCTACTGGACTACCCCAAC AAAAGGCAATATGTCCAAAACAGAGGCAGGTGCTACCACacacccttgaccacgaaaatGCGAGATCCGTGTGTTCCTG ACACTGCCACGTTCATTGGGGAAACATACATGGGGTACGGCACGTCGAAGTTGGTTCTAAATAACTGGGAGTACCACCCCAAGAACACAGACCAGTCCCTCAAAGTGGCCCTCACGAAGGATGGATGCACGCCTATTGTCGAGTCTTTTGTGggccatataccaacggatgATGGGAAAGAGA TGATTGAGACAAACTTTGTGACAGTCTTCAGTGAGTTCCAAACTGGACTGAGAAATAGTGCCGTCTTTGATGTCCCACAATCCTGTCGGATGTCTGCTTCG CTTCCGAATCCAGTTGGCAGGTCCGTCCGTCACCTTCAAACATTGTTTTCCCAGTGA
- the LOC137284266 gene encoding uncharacterized protein: protein MFSLLVCGILVASASAGTPCCIDRQFEARMGEVGGAIFTQNGHSKPALINGENVIHYDFYSRKMLVEATLNFTNGSSVTTNIVVDDVANKMFVLTKDGCFETKSTLPFLTSCIPDDAVKVRESYIGSGVSAIPFTTWQFLVPATGNVLRLSVTDKGCIPIFESLFGTIQGGSSDILYILTNFQPGIKKPDAFLVPNNCKPLPSNDVPDVVRRSIDKAEHLTKHFMMGNTL, encoded by the exons ATGTTTTCCTTGCTGGTATGTGGCATCCTCGTGGCATCAGCGTCGGCAGGGACGCCATGCTGCATAGATCGCCAGTTTGAGGCAAGAATGGGCGAAGTAGGGGGTGCCATATTCACCCAAAATGGCCATTCCAAGCCAGCCTTGATTAAT GGCGAGAACGTCATCCACTACGACTTCTATTCCCGGAAGATGCTGGTAGAAGCGACCCTTAACTTCACCAATGGAAGCAGCGTGACCACTAACATAGTCGTAGATGATGTTGCA AATAAAATGTTCGTGCTAACAAAGGATGGATGTTTCGAAACTAAGAGTACTCTCCCGTTTTTGACAAGCTGCATACCAG ATGATGCTGTCAAGGTACGAGAAAGCTACATCGGATCAGGCGTCAGTGCGATTCCCTTTACAACCTGGCAGTTCCTTGTACCTGCGACTGGCAACGTTTTGCGACtgtctgtcacagacaaaggATGTATCCCTATTTTCGAATCTCTCTTTGGAACCATTCAGGGTG GTTCTTCGGACATCCTCTACATTCTAACCAACTTCCAGCCAGGAATAAAAAAGCCTGATGCCTTCCTTGTCCCGAACAACTGTAAGCCTTTGCCATCTAAT GATGTGCCTGATGTGGTCAGACGTAGCATTGACAAGGCCGAGCATCTGACGAAACACTTCATGATGGGCAATACACTGTAG